One window from the genome of Rariglobus hedericola encodes:
- the trmD gene encoding tRNA (guanosine(37)-N1)-methyltransferase TrmD yields MPLHIDVLTLFPRMLDGFLVESILGKGIESGLLTVKVHDVRDWATSKHKNADDRPFGGGAGMVMKPEPVFAAIEQLQTPGCRRIYLTPDGTPYSQKIAGELAQETHLILLSGHYEGIDQRIREKVIDQEISIGDYVLTNGTLPAAVVIDALARLIPGVLGEEKSLTHESFTGKLLDFPQYTRPAEFRGMSVPDVLLSGDHAKIEEWRNAQRIEKTRLVRPDLLK; encoded by the coding sequence ATGCCTCTCCATATCGATGTTCTTACGCTGTTTCCGCGTATGCTCGACGGCTTTTTGGTCGAGAGCATCTTGGGTAAGGGCATCGAAAGCGGCCTGCTGACCGTCAAAGTTCACGACGTCCGCGATTGGGCGACCAGCAAACACAAGAATGCCGATGACCGTCCCTTTGGCGGTGGTGCCGGCATGGTCATGAAGCCCGAGCCCGTCTTCGCGGCCATCGAGCAACTCCAGACTCCCGGTTGCCGCCGCATTTATCTGACGCCGGACGGCACGCCTTATTCGCAAAAAATCGCCGGCGAACTGGCGCAGGAGACGCACTTGATTCTTCTCAGCGGACATTATGAGGGCATCGATCAACGCATCCGCGAAAAGGTCATCGATCAGGAGATCAGCATCGGGGATTATGTGCTCACGAACGGCACGCTCCCGGCCGCCGTGGTCATCGATGCACTCGCGCGTTTGATTCCCGGTGTGCTCGGGGAAGAAAAGTCATTGACGCACGAATCCTTCACCGGCAAGTTGCTCGACTTTCCTCAATACACGCGTCCCGCCGAATTCCGCGGCATGTCCGTGCCGGATGTCCTCCTTTCCGGCGACCATGCCAAGATCGAAGAGTGGCGAAACGCACAACGTATTGAGAAAACCCGCCTAGTCCGACCCGATTTACTTAAATAA
- the rpsP gene encoding 30S ribosomal protein S16 codes for MALKIRLSRIGSTHNPIYHVVVAEARSRRDGAAVELLGTHNPRSNRADALTLNVERAEYWISKGATPTDTALSLIKKARKAAAATPVA; via the coding sequence ATGGCACTCAAAATTCGTCTCTCCCGCATCGGCTCCACGCACAACCCGATTTATCACGTGGTCGTCGCCGAAGCCCGTTCGCGTCGTGATGGCGCTGCTGTCGAGCTCCTCGGCACCCATAACCCCCGCTCCAACCGTGCCGACGCCCTGACCTTAAATGTCGAGCGCGCCGAGTATTGGATTAGCAAGGGTGCGACCCCCACGGACACCGCTCTGTCCCTGATTAAGAAGGCCCGCAAGGCCGCCGCTGCGACCCCCGTCGCCTAA